Within the Pirellulales bacterium genome, the region CGCCGGCGCTCGTCGATGAACTGGGAAACCCGCCCCCAATGAGAAACCGTCCGGGAGTTAACCTGAGCCCCGCAGTCGCGCCAGAGCTGTCTGACTCCCTCGAATCCGAGGGCAGCTACGGCGCTGGCGTCGGCGGGTGGAGCGATTCGAGCGCCGTGTCAGGCGCAGCGCGCGGCGCGCTCGGCGACGCCGCTGGGATCGATATTCCGCGGGCCGGGTTCGTGGCCTGGATGCTGGCCGCGTATCTCGTCGTGTTGGTGCCCGTGAATTGGGGGCTGTTCAAAACGTTGCGGCGCGTGGAATGGGCCTGGATCGCGGTGCCGCTGATCGCGCTGGCCGGGGCAGTCGTCGTGACGAAAGCGGCGAATCTCAATATCGGCTTCGCCCGCTCGCAGACGGAAATCGGTGTGCTCGAATTGCATTCGGGCTATCCTCGCGGACATCTCACGCGCTACACGGCGCTCTACACATCGCTTTCAACGAGCTACGACGTGCGGTTCAACGATCCGTATGCTCTCGTGCGGCCAATGGTGCTCGAAAGCCAGGTGCGGCCCGGAGCGACTTGGGAACCGACGACCTACACGATCCGCCAGGAGGCCGATCTGCGGCTGGGAGGTTTCGGCGTCTCGTCGAATTCGACCGCGATGCTCCACAGCGAGCAGATGCTGGACCTGCCCGGAGCGCTTTTCTATTCCTCGGCCGACGGTCCGCCGATGGTTTACAATCGAACCGGCCTGACATTCGATCAAGGAGGCGTGGTCCGCTTGGCGCCGAGCGGAGAATTGCAAACTGCCTGGCTCGGCCCATTCGCGCCGGGCGAAGCGGGCCGGCCGTTGGAATTCCATACCGTGCCGGCGGAGACGCCGCCGCTGCCGCAATGGCACGACGACCCAGCGGCCGCGCCTGGCATACCGCCCCTGAGACTGAGAAAGCTCGCGGCGATGGTCGTAGATCGAAACGGTTTGAAACCTGGAGAGATGCGATTGGTCGCGTCGCTCAGTCAGCCGCTAGGCGGAATGGAAGTTGATCCGGCGGCATCGCAAACGACCCGCGCCGCCGTGCTGGTCGTCGCCCATTTGCACTACGCGCCTCTCGACGAGCCGCTAGCCGATCGCAATTCGCGTCAAGAGCCGGTGCCGTCAATCCGCGAGGAACCGCTCGACCCCGACGCTCCCCCCGCGGGTTTATAGGGTGACGGAGTGGCAGATTGAAAAGGTGACAAATTATCCTCATCATCATGGCGACGACCAGCCACACTGCGCCGCGTAAACGCGGCGGCTAACGATTGTCGCTCGCGGTTCTGTTCCGTTTCGTACTTCGTCCTTCGCACTTCTCTAACCCCTCGCCCATTCCGTGATCGAGCTGCGCGACTTCTCGAAGCGCTACGGCGATTTCAAGGCAGTTGACAAACTGAACTTGAAGATCGAGGCCGGGGAAATGTTCGGCTTCATCGGGCCCAATGGGGCCGGCAAGAGCACGACGATCCGCTTTCTCGCCACACTGCTCAAGGCCAGCCACGGCGAAGGGATAGTGAACGGTCACAGCGTCACGCGTGATCCGCTCGGCGTGCGGCGGAGCGTCGGCTACATGCCCGACAACTTCGGCGTCTACGACGGGATGAAGGTTTGGGAGTTTCTGGATTTCTTCGCCGTGGCCTATCAGATTCCGCGGGCGCGGCGGAAGCAAGTGATCGCCGACGTGCTCGAGCTGCTCGATCTGGTTCACAAGCGCGACGACTTCGTCAACGGCCTATCGCGCGGCATGAAGCAGCGGCTCTGCCTCGCCAAGACCCTCGTCCACGATCCGCCCGTGCTGATCCTCGACGAGCCCTCGAGCGGACTCGATCCGCGGGCGCGGTTGGAATTCAAAGCCCTGATGAAAGAGCTGCGGCGGATGGGCAAGACGATCCTGATCTCGAGCCACATCTTGAGCGAATTGGCCGACTGCTGCACGTCGATCGGGATCATCGAGCGAGGTCAGCTTTTGATGCACGGCCCGATTGAGGATGTCTATCGCCGAATTCGCCGCAACCGGCTGATCGAAATCAAATTCGTCGACCGGATGGACGTCGGCCTTTCGATCGTCCGCAGCATGCCGGAAACGCGCGACGTGCGCGTCGAAGACCACCGGGCCACGATCGAGTTGGAAGGGGACGATGCCAAGGTGGCCCAGCTTCTCGACATGCTCATGCAGCAAGGGGTGCGGCTGCGGAGCTTCAACGACAAAGACCCGACGCTGGAAGATGTTTTCATGCTGGTCACCAAGGGGCTGGTGACGTAGGCCAAAAAATTGTTGTGTTTGCCGTAGCGCGTAGGTATAGTGCGGTCAAGCTCGTCCCCTTTGCGACGCACCTTTTGATTGAAGCGAGCCGCTAATGAACCGACGCACCGGCGTAGTATTTTATCGTTTGCGGCGGCGCCGTCTTGCGATGGCATTTCTTTCGGCCGCGCTTTGGATTGGCGCGAGCGCCCGAGCACACGCGGGCCTCATCATCACTCCCGCGTTCGATAGCACCATCACCAGCGATCCCAACAAGGCGGCGATCGAAGGGGTGATCAATCAGGCAATCGGCGTGTACGAAACCCATTTCACCGATCCGATCATAGTCTCGATCGACTTTGCGGAAATGACGAGTGGACTGGGCCAAAGCAGTTACACCGTCTATAAGATTTCCTACCAGCAGTTCATCAACCAGCTTGTTGCCGACGCGAAAACGAGCGACGACGCCACGGCGCTTGCTCATCTGCCCAAGGGCGCGAACAACCCCGTCAACAACTCCACGAGCATCAACGTGAAGCCCGCCAACGCGAGGGCCATTGGAATCTCGCTCGGCGGCGGGTTCGACGGCACCGTTAAGCTCAATACGCACATCACCGATATTGGGAGTCCCGGCACGAGCGGCCAATACAGTTTGTCGGCAGTGGCCGAGCATGAAATCGATGAGGTCCTCGGCCTCGGCTCGGACGCGGGGGGCACCGGCTTCTTCACCGATCCCACTCCCGAAGATCTCTTCCGCTACACATTGGGCCCCGGCGGCGTCCGTAGCTACACGAACACGGGCGACAACGCCTATTTTTCCATCGATGGCGGCACAACCGACTTGGCGCGGTTCAACCAGGGCAACAATGCCGGCGGCGATTACGGCGACTGGTGGAGCAACAACGGCGGCGGCAATCCGGGAACGAATCCTCCGGCTCGCGTGCAAGACGCCTTCGCCTATCCCAATCGACATCCAGTCCTCGGCGTTGAGCTGCGAGCGCTGGACGTCATTGGATACAACTTTGTTCCTGAGCCCGGCTCGGTCACTCTGCTCATCCTGGGATTGGCTTGCTTCGCCCTGCGCTTCGCTAGCAAGCGGTAGACCCAGTCTACGGTCTGCTTCGTTCGTCGCTTCCTCCCTTATACGACTGTACCTTCACGGTGAACGGCCCGGCGCCCCCAACGATCCAGCGGACGTACATTGCCCCCATGCTGGGAATTGTGTCTAGGCGGATCGCGCTCGGCCGGCGTTTTTGCTCCTTGGCGTTCTCGAAGAACTGATCGGTCGCGTTCAAGGCGGCCAGCACCTTGAGTTTCGGTCCCGAGAGTGTGACCAGATCGGGCGGGGTGATCTTGTTGGCCACGTCGGCCGCGGAGTGGGTCGGGATCATCCGCTCGTTCGAGATTACGGCCGTCACTTGTGACAAACCGCCAGCGAGCGGTTTCACTTCGATCTTCTGCACCTTCACCAGCGGCAGTTGGTCAGCGTGATACAGCGAGAATGCCATGTTGCGGTGGCATTCCTCCTCCAACAGAAACGACGGGGGCTGGCGGAGCCAGTTCTTTTTCAGCCCGCCGACCTCGATCCACCCATAGAGCGGATGCTCGACTTCGTGCCAGGGGACGATGCCGTCGCGCATGAGCAGATCGCGATTGAATTCGTGCAGTTTGTCGTCGCCGCCAGAAAAGGTGTCTTCGCTGGATGCGCGCCGATAAAAGTTGAACGGCGTGAACAACTCGTTCGTCAGCGCGAATACACCCCGCAGCTTATAAAGCCAATCGATCTCGCAGCCGTAACATTCATAGAGATCTTTGGCGACGTTCATGTATTTGTAGCCGGGGAGCATTTTTTCGCCGCGATGGCCGATCGCGTCGAAGACCTCCAGATCCGCCGACTCGTACGAATCTCCCTTAACGCCCGGCCCGCAGAGAATCATCCCGCCGGAATTGTGATATGACTGGGCGCCGGCGATGTTGAGGTGGTCGATGATGAAATCGGCGACCATCCGATTCTCGAGGACCGAAAACGGATAGCGATACGCGCCGCTCTGGACGTAGTCCGGCTCCCAATGCCAGCCCCAATCGCGATTGGGATCGTAATAGTCGCGCCGGGCGCGATAGACCTTTCCTTCTCCGGGCCGATCGTATCGCTCTTGGCCGAGCAGCGTGTAGTCTCCTTTCTCGTCCGGCTTGGCGGGGACCATCATCTCGGGAAAACCCGGATCGGGCTTGTAGCGGCCGTTCGGATCGCGGACGCGCATCTCGGTCAGGTTGCCGTCCTTGTCCAGATCGTCGCGCGGGTCGTCGCGCACCGCCCCCTCGCGATCGTCACCGACCGGGCGCTGGCCTGGCCTCGGGCTGTGCGTGCTGTTCGGCCGGTACATGTGGGCGTCGCGCGAGTCGGGGCTCATCATCGACATCAGGTAGAAAGTCCGATCGTCCACTAACTGACGGACAAACGGCACTCGGTCGTACATCTCCAGGAGATACCAGGCGGTGTAGAGCACGACTTCGCTGGCTTGAATCTCGTTGGCATGGATTCCGCCGTCGATCCAGAAAGCGGGCTTGTCCGCATCATTCCCCTTGCGGAAGTTGGTGATGGTGAGCACCCACATCTCGCGGCCGCCGAAGGATTTTCCGAGGATCGAGAGCCGCGCGCGCTCGGGAAACGCCTTGGCCAATTGCTGGAGCAGCTTGCTTGCGGCCGCATGATCGTGATAGCGGTCCCAATGCGCCTCGACCTTGGGAGTGGCCGTCGCGCCTTGCGGCTGATAGGGAACTACGCCTTCGAGCGATGGATGGCTTACCGCTGTCGATGGCGCGTCAGCAGACGCCGGTGAATTGTCCGATGGTTTGTCTTCGCCGTGAGCAGGTAGAGCAGAATTAACGATCGAGCCCAACAGCAACGAAGCGAGGAGTAACAAATCCGGCCTGAAAGGCCGAAGGAGCCCAGCCCAGGGTGCAGTCCGCCGCGGCGGACGGAGCCCTGGGATCGAATCCCCCGGGCGCGCTGCGGCCTGAAAGGCCGCTCGGGGTCCAGCATCAAGCCATTTTGCCATCGGTCGATACGCTCTCGCGCCCTTTCAGGGCTTCTCGCTTTGGGGGCATCGCAACCCAGGGTTGCACTCGCCGTCCTTCCGGACTGCTTCGTTTCACCCTGGGCTTGGTTCCGCCGGCCTTTCAGGCCGAAGTCACTTGTGCCCAATTGATTAATCTGAAGTCACTTCAATTCAACGGTCGTGCTGTCCGAGCCGACCGCCGGGGCGGAGACCGTGATTTTGGCTTCTCCCGGCTTACCGTCGGGCGTGCGGATGAGCCAGGCCCACTCAGTCTTCTCGCCGCCGCGGAGGCGATCGAGTTCTTTCTGTGGCGTTCCCTTGAGGTACGTGCTTCCCTTCTGGGCTTCCAATTTGAGCAATAGCGGCCAGATTTCGCCGGTGATCCGACCCATCTCCGAAGCCGTGGGAAGATAGCCGGTGTTCGCCACGCTGACGGTGATTCGCTGGATGCCGTCGCCAAGCGGTTCGACCTTGGCCTCGTGAATCTTGATCCGCGGCAAGAGGCGAGCCAGCTCGAGCAAGAAATCAGTGTGCTTCTCGGCCAGCGGATCGAGTTGTTCCGCGGGTGGATTCAAGAGCAGAAATGGCTTAAAGCCTCCGACTTCGACCGTCCGATTTGGGAAGTCGGGATGCTTGATGGGGTTCCACGAAACAAAGCCGTCGATCTTCTGCCGCTCGAACCAGCGCAGGGCGTTCACAGAATCCGCGCCACGCGTCTCCTCCGGCTTCTTCTCTTCGCTCTTCTTCGCCTCGGCGGTTTTGTCATCCGCGGATTTCTCCATTGCGATTGCGATCTTCGGAATCCACCAACCGCGGGCGGCAAACGACCAGCGGCCAAATTGAAAGTAGGCCCATTCGGAGAACGAGCCTGCGCCGTTGGGAGACGGCGGCGCGTCGCTGCCCCCGTGCAGCTTGCGATACTTCTCGGCGATGAATTCGTATTCGGCCAGGTCGTCGCGCTGGACGTGGGTTTTGACCCTCCCCTCCTTGTCGTCGGGTTTCCAGAGGTGCATCATGTTGTCTTCCGGTGAAAAGCAGAAGACGACGGCGATGTTGTGGTGGTCAAACGCAAAATCGGCCACCGCCCGGGTTTCGACTTCCGAGACGGCATTCGGCCCGGCGCCCGGTTTGAAGTACGGGTAGCGAAACGGGAAGTTGCGGTTGAACGCCACGCCGCCTCCGCGTGCCGGACGATCGGCATCATCGTCGTCGTGCCGCCCCTCGACGTACAGGTCATACGTACCGTGCTCGTTCTTCAGCGGGTCCGCCTCAATCAGCACGCGCGGGTCGCCGGGGTGCGGCAGGTAGAGGCCGGTCGGATCGGCCACCCGCATCATCGTGATCCAGCCATCGCCGTTGAGATCTTCGGCCTCGTCGCCGCGGCCGGCATCGGGGTCGCGCTCGTCGGCCGCCTTTCGCAGATTTCCCTCGCGCTCGCGAAATGGCTTCTGGAAAAAGGCCTCGCTCGCATCGGGGCTGGGGCGCGGGATGATGTAAATCGTCAACTGGTCGAGCAGCACTTTCACCTCCTTGTCGGCGGCGGAGCGCTCGATGAGCCTCCGCGCCATCCGCACAGCCAACTCGCTCCCTACAAGTTGCGGAGCATGCACATTTCCGACCACCAGGATCGCCGGCTTTTCCGCCGTCTTGCCGGCGCCGATCGTGATCGCCAAAATCTTGCGGCCGCCGAGCGTCGTGCCGAGCGACGAAACTTCGGCGACTCCGTGTTTCGTCAGCGCTTCGACTTGGCGCGCGAATTCAGAATAATCGGCGTAGCCCTCGATCGCGCCCTGCGCAGCGCGCGCGTTTGTCGGCGCGAACGCGAGCAGTAGGATCGAGACGGCGCAAGTCGAGAACCAAACCTGCCGCCCGATTGCGATGAATAACATGATGCCTGAGTCCTTGCATTGCGACTGTCCGCAATTCCGACTCTGCTTTGCCCATGCGAGAAAAGCAAGCCCCGCGGCTTGATTTGCGGGGATTCGAAGAGTGTAGTCCTCACGCTCCGCCGTGAGGTTTGTCCTCACGGCGGAGCGCGAGGAGCCCGCTACTCGATCATGAACGGCTTGCCTGGCCGGTCGCCGTCTTGATCGCGGCGTTCCCATTCGCGGCGGACTTCGCCCAGCCCGTAGACGCAGAGTTCGAATTCGTGGCTCAACCGTTCGAGCAGAGCGTTTTCGTCGAGCTTGTCGTCGCTCGTCGGGATCGTGCTGGCGATGTAAT harbors:
- a CDS encoding M14 family metallopeptidase gives rise to the protein MLLLASLLLGSIVNSALPAHGEDKPSDNSPASADAPSTAVSHPSLEGVVPYQPQGATATPKVEAHWDRYHDHAAASKLLQQLAKAFPERARLSILGKSFGGREMWVLTITNFRKGNDADKPAFWIDGGIHANEIQASEVVLYTAWYLLEMYDRVPFVRQLVDDRTFYLMSMMSPDSRDAHMYRPNSTHSPRPGQRPVGDDREGAVRDDPRDDLDKDGNLTEMRVRDPNGRYKPDPGFPEMMVPAKPDEKGDYTLLGQERYDRPGEGKVYRARRDYYDPNRDWGWHWEPDYVQSGAYRYPFSVLENRMVADFIIDHLNIAGAQSYHNSGGMILCGPGVKGDSYESADLEVFDAIGHRGEKMLPGYKYMNVAKDLYECYGCEIDWLYKLRGVFALTNELFTPFNFYRRASSEDTFSGGDDKLHEFNRDLLMRDGIVPWHEVEHPLYGWIEVGGLKKNWLRQPPSFLLEEECHRNMAFSLYHADQLPLVKVQKIEVKPLAGGLSQVTAVISNERMIPTHSAADVANKITPPDLVTLSGPKLKVLAALNATDQFFENAKEQKRRPSAIRLDTIPSMGAMYVRWIVGGAGPFTVKVQSYKGGSDERSRP
- a CDS encoding ABC transporter ATP-binding protein; the encoded protein is MIELRDFSKRYGDFKAVDKLNLKIEAGEMFGFIGPNGAGKSTTIRFLATLLKASHGEGIVNGHSVTRDPLGVRRSVGYMPDNFGVYDGMKVWEFLDFFAVAYQIPRARRKQVIADVLELLDLVHKRDDFVNGLSRGMKQRLCLAKTLVHDPPVLILDEPSSGLDPRARLEFKALMKELRRMGKTILISSHILSELADCCTSIGIIERGQLLMHGPIEDVYRRIRRNRLIEIKFVDRMDVGLSIVRSMPETRDVRVEDHRATIELEGDDAKVAQLLDMLMQQGVRLRSFNDKDPTLEDVFMLVTKGLVT
- a CDS encoding NF038122 family metalloprotease, whose product is MNRRTGVVFYRLRRRRLAMAFLSAALWIGASARAHAGLIITPAFDSTITSDPNKAAIEGVINQAIGVYETHFTDPIIVSIDFAEMTSGLGQSSYTVYKISYQQFINQLVADAKTSDDATALAHLPKGANNPVNNSTSINVKPANARAIGISLGGGFDGTVKLNTHITDIGSPGTSGQYSLSAVAEHEIDEVLGLGSDAGGTGFFTDPTPEDLFRYTLGPGGVRSYTNTGDNAYFSIDGGTTDLARFNQGNNAGGDYGDWWSNNGGGNPGTNPPARVQDAFAYPNRHPVLGVELRALDVIGYNFVPEPGSVTLLILGLACFALRFASKR
- a CDS encoding M14 family metallopeptidase, which encodes MLFIAIGRQVWFSTCAVSILLLAFAPTNARAAQGAIEGYADYSEFARQVEALTKHGVAEVSSLGTTLGGRKILAITIGAGKTAEKPAILVVGNVHAPQLVGSELAVRMARRLIERSAADKEVKVLLDQLTIYIIPRPSPDASEAFFQKPFREREGNLRKAADERDPDAGRGDEAEDLNGDGWITMMRVADPTGLYLPHPGDPRVLIEADPLKNEHGTYDLYVEGRHDDDDADRPARGGGVAFNRNFPFRYPYFKPGAGPNAVSEVETRAVADFAFDHHNIAVVFCFSPEDNMMHLWKPDDKEGRVKTHVQRDDLAEYEFIAEKYRKLHGGSDAPPSPNGAGSFSEWAYFQFGRWSFAARGWWIPKIAIAMEKSADDKTAEAKKSEEKKPEETRGADSVNALRWFERQKIDGFVSWNPIKHPDFPNRTVEVGGFKPFLLLNPPAEQLDPLAEKHTDFLLELARLLPRIKIHEAKVEPLGDGIQRITVSVANTGYLPTASEMGRITGEIWPLLLKLEAQKGSTYLKGTPQKELDRLRGGEKTEWAWLIRTPDGKPGEAKITVSAPAVGSDSTTVELK